CGGCAGCAGCGGCATCAGACGCCGGCCAGCTTCCATGCCTTCGTACAACTTCATGCGGTCACCAAGAGTATCGCTCATCGTCCGACCCCCAGTTTCTTGCCCCATGCTTGGTCGAAGTCCCGCATTGCGGCTTCGGGCGAGTCGCCAAAGCCGGCGACGCCGTCTTGCAGGTTGTCACCGTAGAGGGCGCACCACTCATTGCCATCAATGCTGAGGTGCGGACGAAACAAAACGCTCGGGCGACCCTGCCGCAGCCACGGCACCGGCTCCGCCTTCTCCGCCTCGGCCAGGGCGGCGCGGAGCGCCTTCGCAATCTGTGGACCCTTGTGCCATAGCAACGGGGGGCGGGGGGCTTTGCTTCGCCATGACTTCCAGCAATTCACCGGCGGCCATCGCCACTTCTTCAAGGCTCATCGTCCGGTCTCCTTCCAGCATTCTTCGGCGGCGTCAGCGCGCGCAAGAATCTCTGACGCAATCTCATGCGCCGCCTCATGGTGCGCGTCGTCATCGTGCGTCGGCGCCGTGGCGTGCTAAATCAGGCGCAGTGCTGTCAGCAGTTCGTCGCGCTCCGGCGCGTTCACAAAGCCTTGCGGCACTACAGGCGGGTTCATTCTCATCGTGAGGAATCCCGACTCCGCGCTCCGCGAATGACCTCGCTCATCAGCGCATACGTGTGCGATGCAGACCCGGTGCCGTCTCTCCACTTTGGCGCCTCTTCGTCCATCATTCGGCACAGAGCGTCCCATCGGGCTACGAGAGCGGCCCACTCAAGCGAGTGCGACGCCATGCGAGGGAACCGTTCGGCAATCTCTGGCACCCGTTCCATTAGCAAGCGACAGCGTCGGAGGTCGGCGGGGTCCCGCGGATGCGACGGTGAAGAATCGCCCACGGCGTTGATGCCGGTCAGGTGCGTGACCATTGTGTTGCTGCTGATGCCGCGCTCGCCGTTGGCGAGCCAGAGGATCAAGGCGTCAGAGGCGATCATGGTCCGACCCTGATGTCGTGGCCGATAGCGGTGCAGCCGCAGCGGGAGCAGGTCGCGCTCTCCGTCCAGGTGTCCTCGTCGACCCAGACCGGCCCGTCCCACGTGTGCTCGCAAGGACCGCCACTGCTGCAGGCGCAATAGCAGGCATTGGCGTCGAAGGTGGTGCGCAGTGCATCGACAGGCACACCTTCCTCGTCAGCGAACCGCTTAAAGATCTCGTACACCGCGGCATTGCGCTGTGCGCGCAGGGCTTCAAAGTCGGGTGCGCTCATCAAAGCGCCTCCTGCGCCTGCTGCCAGGCACGATTGATCTCCGCCATGCGGTCCGGATCTCCGCCGTGATCTGGGTGGTTCTCGGTTGCCAGTCGGCGATATGCGGTGCGGGCATCGTCAAGGGTGATGGTGTGGCCTGCGGTGAAGCCGAGGACTTCGCGCCAACTTCTCGCCGCATGTCCCGGCGCAGGGAGTGCAGCGAAGCCGGAGAACGCACCGTCCAGAATGGCGGCGCCACCGTGCCTCTCGATGGCGCGCATTGCGTACAGAGTCGCGGCGACGGCGGCGAGGTTGTCGGCAACACGGTCGTACAGATCGATGGCCATGCAGCGCGGCGGCTCGTTGGAGCGCTCCCAGTACACCGCTACTCCGGGGTCATTCGGTTCCGGCTCACCAGAGCGGGGCAGGCCATCGAGCCGCAGCCTGACATTCGTACTGATGATGATGTTGTCGTCACGAACAACGCCGAGGCGCCTCAACTCCTCGCGCACTCTCGTGGTTGCGTCGTTCACGGTGACCCTGACGCGTGAATCCCAGGACTGCCCCGACTTTCTTTCCTTGCGACCGAACGTCGCCCGCATGCGGCGATACGCAGGGGTGCGCCGCCAAGCTGCGGGCCATGCCAGTGGGTACCGAGTAATGGTCATATCAGTCCTCTATCTCGGAGTCGACGACGAAGGGGTATCGGCGCGGAATGCGGCCGGCCTTTGGCTTCTCGGATGTAGTGGCGAACCCGGGCGATGTGTCTGGCTGCGGCTGCCGCGATCTCGTCTGCCTCCTCGAGCTGGTGCAGACTCAAGGCGCGGGTCAACGGATCGACCGCGTTCTGGAGATCACACATCGGTTCGGCGTAGTCGACCAAGGCCACGGCGTTCATTCCGGGCTCTCGTTGTTGCCGACGGTGTTCACCGGCGTGTCCTTCACCGGCTTCTTCGGCGGCGCCGGGTCCAGTTCACTGGTCAACTCGAAGTCGCCCGGCATCGGGATCCATGTCGGGATCCGGTCCGCCTGTCCTCGCAGGGACATCACGGCGCCCACCGCTTCCAGGCCCGCGACCTGGTCGACCTTGAAGATCAGCGGGGAATGCTCGTCGTGGGGTTCGTCCAGAATCGAATCGATGGTGTCTTTTGATCCGGTGTCGATGGCGAGGGCGTCGCGGAGATAGCTCGGTTGAACGCGCCTCGGATTCCCTCCGTGTAGCGGTGCGAGTTCCGAAAGATGCCCTCGAACCGGGGAACTGGCCGTCGATCAATGAGTTCCCGGGCTGTATGAACAGCGGCGAAGCCGTCGAGGACTGCCACCACGAGGCGCCATCACTCATCACGATGAACTCACCGTCCGCGGTGCCTGTTTGAGGCCGTCCTTCAGGACGGAGACGATGATCTCTCGATCCACGAATCCTTCGGGATCGCGGACCACGATGAGCCGGTGACCGTCGGAGGCGGAGATCATCACGCCCCCTCGATCAAGGGCCGGATGTTGATCCCGTTGAGGTAGTACCGGATGTCCTGTTTCGCCACGAAGGGGAACAGGATCTTGGGACGATGCCGTTGATCTTGGCGATCATGTGACGGACGACGACGGACGAGCCGTCGGTCTCGAACATTTCCCCAGTGCTGATGTCGGTGGTCATGATGTCTCTTCACGGTTTGAACCCAACGCCCCGGAGGTCACTGCTGGCGTGGATCTGGCGAACGATCCGGGGTTATGTCGGGCACTGCTCGCGTGTGAGGGCGGTACGCGGGGCCGGGGCGATGCTCCACGCCCATCGCTGCTGTGCGGTCGCCCCCGCGAGCCTCCGCACTCCATGCTTCTACCCCGTGCTGATGCGCGATCCGTCCAGTCACGGGTCCGCTGCGCTCGCAGAAGTCGAGTGCAGACGATCCAGTCACCGCTCGGTCGTAACACGGTCAGCCCTCTCTGGTAGGTTCGGTTTGTCAGAAGGTGGTCGGTTGCGCGATCCCCTAGTCACCGCCATGAATCCTTGCTGCAACCGAGTCGCGCCGATGCTGATCCAGCGCTGGTCGAGCGTTCCGCCCGGTGCCAACGTGGGGTGCGGCGCGTCGATGCTGGGGACGTACTTGCGCAGCTTCTCGACGAAGGCGCCGCACTGTTCGGCCAGCGCTTTGGCTTCGTTCATCAACGCAACTTCCTCTTCGCTGAGCTGCCGATAGCCGGTGATCTTGGGTTGCTGGAATGTTTTCCACTGCGTGCTCCTTGGTGGTTGGAAAAGGGGAGGGCGGTGCGTGCCAGTGGCGTTGAGAGCCACCCGCCAAGGGGTACCGCACGTCACCGCCCGTTGATCGTCAGAGGTCGTCCTCCGGTTCCGGGCCCATGACCTGCCACCACCGCAGGCAGATGTCGCACTTGCAGTCGTGGCGGTGCTCTGTCGCGATGTCGGTGAGCTTGATGCAGGCTGCGCAGGTGCAGTCCGTGGTGTGCGTCATGGCCTGTTGCAGCTCGGGCGGCAGACTGGGGGTCCCCGTGACCGCGCTCTCATGAATAGACCCCCGGCGTGGATGCGAGTCCGCAATAGCCGCGGGTTCGCGCCCCGGCCTCCTCGATGGGCTCAACCCAACACGCCTCGCCCACTTCCGATCCCGACGGGCTCCACCGCCAGGATTCCGGAAAGTTCCCTGGCCGCGGCGGCTCCACTTCGGGCGATGCCTGTGCCAACTCGTCCGGCAAGCGCACCGCGGCAGGACAGCGCCACCTCCCATCGCCATGCCATGCACCCGGAGCCGATGCACTTGCAGTCCGCCTCCTGCTCCTCGTAGTGCTTGCGATCCACATCGTCGGCGATCCGCTTGTGGAAGGTGCCGATGCGGTTGCCGGACTGATGAACGGGCAACAGCACCCGGGTGAACGGGCACCACTTCGTCTTCGCTTCCTTCTCGGTGGTCTTCATGCTGCCCCATCCCCCGCGTCGCCGTAGTGCGCATCCAGCTCCGCCAACGCCTTGCGCAGCACGTTGCGCAGGTCCCGCTTGCCCCAGAACGTGACGGCCGACGAGTCGTTATCGTCCGCGCCGTGCATGAACGGCCCGGAGATCTGCATCTGCCCGTGCGTGACCGGCAGCTCGAGATAGAACCGCAGTCCCGTGAACTCCTGTCCGTTGATCTCCTTGGCGATGATCTCGATCTTGTCGGTCATCTCCTCCGCGTACACGTTGACTCTCATGGTGTTCCCCTTGAAGTGATGGATGGGCGGGTGGTCAGCGCACCCCCTTTCAGACGTTCCGGTGACCTTCATGCCGCCACCTTCTCTTTCGTCGGCGCCACGATCTCCCCGGCCTGGAGCCAGTGCACCGTGAAGGTGGACGGCAATCCGGTGAGCGCCGCCTTGAAGGCGCCGAGGAGAAGCGTCCCGGCGGGGAGCCCTGCTTGTGGAGGGTGTGCAGCAGCAGCAGAGCTGCATCCGACCCTCGCCGACCAGAACGTCGATGCGGTCAGGACCAGGAACGGGAAGCCGGTGGCGTCGCAAACCGCCTCGGCGAGAGAACGTCGGCGCGGAACCGGGCCGATTCCGAACACAGTCCGTACAGGCGCCCGCCGACCAGGATCTCCATGTCGTCACGCACGATGACGTGGCTCCAGCCGGAGAGCATCGTGGTGTGCGTGAGTCGGTCGTTGATGCGGTCAGGACCTCCGCGAGATCTTCGGCAGGCAGCCCACTGGGGCGCACAGTTCCTGGATCTGAGTCCACTGCTTGACGTCGGCGTGCGCGGCCGCGGCCTTGTCGCCAGGTCTCGATGGCGGTTGCCCTTGCCTGTTCCGCGAGATCCAGTTGTTGCTGTTGGGTGCGCAGAGTGCGCAGCAGATCTTCCTGGAGCGCCTGCTCCTCCCGCATCTTCGCCAGGACACCTTCCAGGACCGGATCACCGGCACCGGCCGCCTTCAATGCGGCGACCTTCTGAACTGCGGCCTCGGCCTCGGCGACATCGCGGCGCCGGTTCACGACGGCCCGTTCCAGCATGGCCACCGACTCCTCGAATTTCGTGACCTTCGCGGGGGCCTGGGGATCGGCGACGACCACCGGGAGTGTACTCGATCAGCGCCGTCGGCGGTGCCGTGCTCGAGAATGTGCCGCACGATGGGCAGGGCCAGTGCTTGGTAGTCGTCGCGGAGCCGGTCGCCTTCGCCGTCCAATACTCCAGAGGAGGCCTTCGCATCCGCGAGCTGGCTCTCCGTCTCCGCCAGCGCGGTCTTGTGGCGGGACAGGGTCGCCGCCTTCTGCTCCGCCTCGGCCAACTGGGTGGCGTGGCCGGTGCGGATCGCGTCCTGTGCCTCGACACCGCCGATGCGCTTGTTCAGGTCAGCCTTCTTCGCCTCGGCGGCGTCGATCTGCTGCTGCAATCCCACGGGGGTGGTGCTGATGGCCGGTTCCGACGGCACCGTGGGCACCCAGGTTTCTGCCTTCTCGGAGCCGTAGTTCTCGCCGGTGACAGCCTTCCACGCGCCGCGCGCCCGACGCCTGTTCCGCGGCGAAGTCATTGGCCACCGACGTAGCCGAGACCGGCGATCTTTCCGCCGGCCTGGCCGACCTTGGTGCGGTCGCAACCGCGTGCGATCAGCTTCGCCATGACGGCCTCGCCGTGCGACTACACGCCGAGGACCTGGAACAAAAATCTCCGTCGTTCGTCGGGTGACGCAGTTCGATGTAGGACGGGTAAAGGGGAGGAAGACGAGGGCATGACCCGACGGCACTCGACCGTCGGTCTTGATGGAACCACTGGGGAGCGACACCCGCGCCAGCCAGCCGTCGTCGCTAAGCTGGATCAGCCCCTTCTGCGCGGCGTCGTTGACCAGCATGTGCCAGTCCTTCTTGCGGGATACCCCGGTTCGCCGAGAAAGTTGGTCGGATCGCGTCGATGCTGCTCTTGCCGGATTCATTGCTGCCGGCGACCAACGTGATCGGTGTGACGAGGTCGACATCGACCTGCTTCAACCTGAGAGTTCTCGATATGGATCTTCATGGATCTCTCTGCGGTAAGGGTGGGCCGCTCCGCGACGGATCGGGAGAAGTCCCGACACGCCACAGGGAGACGGAGCGGCCCGAAGCTCAGTCGTCGCTGACGCCGGAGAACTCGTCGTCTGGTCCGGCCTGCGCGGGTCCACTCTGCTGCGGTGCCCGTGCCTGTTCCGGTGCCGCATCAGCTGCGGCTTTTCGTTCGGCGGCCTCGCGCTCCATGCGGATCTCGTTCGCCCGCTTCGTGTACGCAGCGCGAACCTTCTCCCTTGTCCTGCTCAGAGGTCAGCCGCATCGCCAACGCGCCGGCATCGAAGTTCCTTGCCGCCGGTCGCAGCCTGGATCTTTGCAGGATGGTGTCGACGTCAGGTTCGGCCTCGATGGGCGCGGTCTTCGTTCGAGACTTGCCCATCTTCTCCCGGGCCTTGTCTGCGGTGGACTTCTCCGGTTTCGGCTCGGTACCCGCAATGGTGCTGCCGGACCCCGACCACAGGTTCGGGTTGTTCCAGTTCGTCGGGCGAGTAGGCGCCGAGGATGACGTGGGGCAGTACAGGCGTGCCCACCGCTTGATGGCGAGATAGGCCAACTGCTGGCGAGATCGTCCGCCCCCAGGTGCTGTTGCGAACACCAGCCTGCTTCAGCATCAGGTTCAATTCGCGGGGCTCAGACTCACCCCGCAGGGTGGCGCGGATGATGATGCCGAGGCCGTCCCTCGTCGGCGAGGTTCCAGCCGGGAACGCGGTACTTTTTCTCCGGGGTGCTTCTTGCTGTCGAGTTCTTTGAAGTTCCCGATGATGCGTTCCCAGGAGCCGTACCATTCATAGGCCGGTGCGCCCGATGGCACCCGGGTCAGGATCGCGGCATTGATGAGCTGCAGCTCGTAGCCGATCTTCCCCGAAGTGAAGAGGTCTTCTGCGCCACGGCATACGGATTCATCCGCCACTGCATCGCCTGCATGACAACGGCGAGGCAGTCGCCCGAGGCCGACGAACTCCTTCGGCAGCGTGCAACGACCCCGGCCATGAATTCCGCCAGCTTCATCATGTGACCCATGGCGACGGGATCAGAACCAGCGCCGCAGTGGAGAGATCGGAGACCGGATTGAGTTTGCATCGCCATCACCGGGCCGGGTTGGAACTGCTGAACTTGGGCGACGTTGCTCACTTCACTTCTCCTTCAGCCGCATCACGCGGTGTTCGTAGCTGTTGATGTAGGGGCCGCGATGATGGGATGGTCTTTGCGGAGGTCGCCCCATCGGCACGACATCCCGCCCTGGCAGCTTCCAGGTCAGCAGCGTCTTCCCGCCGCTGACGAGGGGAGGACTGTCTTCCGTGGGATCGTCGGTCCGGGTTCAGCCCGAGTCCGCGGCACATCGCGGCCTGGATCTGGAACTCGAGATCCTCGATCGCGTCTTCATTGACCTTGTGGGCGGCCTTCAAGGCTTTCAAGGAAAGCGCCAACAGCGTCTCCCGTCGGCTTCACGCACTGGGTACCGTTGCGGCGCAGGTGCAGGCGGGCGGGTCGTCGGGTTGACCGGTGGCGGCACGTTGCGGAGCACGCGGTCGTTCCAGAACGATTCCGCCGCAGTCATGAAATCAGCGATGACGTCATCGTCACGATCCTCGGTGCGCGGCACCAGATCGTCCAGGCCGAACGGTGCCCACACCGTCACGCGGACGATTGGTGATGCAGAGAGCATACTGGACCTGCTTTAGTAGTGGATCGGAATCGTCTGCCTTCCTCGCCCCTGTCCCTGTTGGGGTGGTGAACCGATTGACCTCGTTGTTGATCTCGACGCCCTCAGGGGTCACCGTCTCGAAATCGATCTCCGGACTTCGCGGCAATCCGGATGGGTGAATCGGCGGTTGACGCCGATCACCTGGAAGTCGAAAGTCCTCGATGGCCGTGGGCGGGCCACGCGAACCATCAGCTTCCCCGCGACGGAACGGTTTCTTCCAGTTCGCTTCGACGGCTCCGGCTCGCCGTTCTTCTTGGCGAGGTAGACCTGGCGAACATGGAGTGCGGTCGGGTGAAGCCCAACGATCGCAGCGATGTCGGCAGGCACCGACAGGGAGTGCGACAGTCAGGTTGGTCCCGTGGTCGGACCTTCGTGTTCGATCACTGCGCTCTGACCAGAACCCTCAGAGAACAGGAAGGATGTAGGCGCCGTAGAAGGATGACCGCCGCAACGGGCGCCCAGAGTTCGTTCGGTGCAGATCGTTCTCGCCACGTTGCTGAGGAGGATCAAGCGATGGGAGCGGATCTGTATGCGCGATCGATGCCGTAGTCATGGGACCAAGGGTTTCGGATGGTGGGCCTCCCGGTCGATGTAGGTCCGGCTGCCGGCCGACCCGGTGGAATCGACGGGGCGTCAGGCAAGTGGTCCGCATCGGGGTAGTCGGCGACGGTGGCGTAGGTGTCCAGCGGCATCCCGCACAACGTGCGGTACGCGCGCTGGCAGTGCTGGAAGTTGGTTTCGCGGACGAGGGTGGCGCGCCACATCGCTCAGGCCCCCCTCCTGCAGTACGTCGCGCCGGGGCAGACGTCACCCACGGCGGCCGCAGCGAGCCACGCCAGAAAATCAGGGTCGTCGGCGTTCGCCTCCTCCATTTCCTTGCGGGTGAAGGCGGAGTCACCGACCAGGAAGAGCGCGCCTCCCTCGGGGACGTTGATGACCTTCTCGAGCTTCCTCGCGGCGACTTCCACGACGACGAGCCCAAGGGACTGCGCGTCGATGATGTCTTGCTCGGAGAGGGTCTTCGTGCCTGCGATGTTCGCCAGGGTCTTGGCGGCTTGATTGACGGGGTAGATCTTGTTCACCCCGTAGATCGACTTGACTTCGATTTCCAGAACTACGGTTGCTGCCATGTGCTTCTCCTTCACGTGGCTGGCCGCACGTCGCGACCACGGAGAAAGAGTAAGACACATATGTCTCGTCGGTCAAGACATTTATGTCTGGCCTTCGGGGCGAATGTTCTAACTAACTGAATCTAAAGAGATGAGGGAATCGGCCGTTATGCAATGGCACGAATACGCACCGAATACCCGTGCAGAAGTCACAAAAAATTCGCAAAACCAGGGGGTTTCAATGAACCGTTTGGGGGGGTCATGGGTGCGACCAACAAGCTGTGCCAATGAAACGGGTGGGTGCGGCGGTGCAGAAGCACCGCGCGCACGTGGGACTGTCTCAGGCCGAACTGGCGACGCTATGCGGCGTCACGCAGGCAACGGTGTCCCGATGGGAGAAGGGGACGCTCCAGATGGATTTGTCCGATCTCTACAGAATCGCCGATGCGTTACGAATGCCGTGCTGGATGCTGCTCGCCGAGGCTGATTCGCCCGGAGAGTACGACGCGCGACGCATTGAGACGATGCGCCTGCTGATGAGGAAGGGAGGAGGAGAAACGATGCCGTAAGACGGCGGGGACTGACTGGCGTTATTCCCAGCGGTCCTTCTCTTTGGCTGCTTCTCTGGTCTGCCACTGCATATTTTCCGGATGATCGAGGCCTCCGCGTTTCAGCGGTACGACATGGTCGACCACATAGCCGGGACAGCCACCGGAGTGACGGCCCGTGGAAGGGCAGGGGTGTTGACGCTGGAACTGGCGTCGAGCCGCGGGTGACCGCGCCCAGGCGGTGCAGGGGAGAAGCGCCAGCAGGAAGGCGCGGCGGCCGATCATCGGCAGGGAAACGCCTCGACCAGCGCCGATGAAAACAGGCCCACGGCGGGTTCATGCAATTCCGCAAGGTGGCGTTCGAAGTATTGGATCAGTACCTGTCCGAGCTGACCGTTGGTGACCCCATCCGGCACGCAGAACGACGGCTTGTCCGTACCCTCGAGCTTCATCGCAGAAGAGATTGCGAACTCCAGCCTTGCCGGCCACCCTCCATGAATCCGACACAACGGCCGGCCTGGAAGGCCTCGCCCTTGGCCGCCACGAAGATCTTGCACCAACTCAGCACCTGATTTCCGCTTTGCGCCACGGCGCCGGATCCGGTCCCGGCCAGCACCAAGAACAGCAACCATCTGACAAGAATGCGCTGTCACCTTCGCCTTTCGCGAGAGCCTGGGCTGTTCAGTAGCAGTAGCGATGGACGGCGGATTGCGGGGATCAAAGTGGGGGACCAGCAGCTGCCATGGTTCCAGCCCGCCGCACTTCCGCAACAGTTCCTCCGCCATGTCCAGGGTCGGCACGGATTCTCCGTTCAGGTAGCGACCGAGGGTCCGCTGCTGGATTCCCATCTTCGCCGCCGCCTGTGCCTGGCCGGCATCGGGCCAGAGATGAGCGATCAGTGCATGCAGGTTTGTCCGAAAGCGTTCCGCCGTTTCGGACAGCGATTTCGCTGCATCGGTGGATGGAATTGGACACATTTGTCTAGCGTATCGCTGCGGGCGGGACATATGTGACTTGACGGCGAGACATAAATGTCTTGAAATGCCGTCATGCACGAGATCACCCCCTCTTTGGAGATCGTTCGGAGCCAACTCCGGGCACTGCCGCCGAGCGGCAGCCGCGAAGTGGCGGCCGACACCGGTCTCGCTTACGACACCATCCGCCGCATCGCCCGGGGCAGCCAGAAGGACGTGCGCCTGAGCTCCTTGCAGAAGTTGCCGGGCATTGCACCGGCGAGGCGGCGAGGTGATGCGTCCGGTTTCATTTCACCGCCGCAGCCGCGCGTAGATCTCTGCCAGCACGGTGCGGTCGGCTGCGGTCATCTGAGCGCATTCGCGCCGTGTCCAGACCAGCACGTCGGGATGGTGCTGGAACTCAATCTCGAGAGCCGAACACTCGGCCCGACGGCGATACGCATCGGCTTCAGCACGGGCGATCTCGTCATCCACATGTGCCTGGAAATCCTCCACGGAAGGGGGATCGGAGCACGCCGACAGGAACACGGAACAGACCAACATAGAGAGCGCCACATGAGTGCCGCATCGCTTGATGACGGCGGTTTCCTGGAGTTGGTCTCCGAGGCGGACGTCCCTCGTCTGGCCCGCTCCGGTCGAACCGACCCCACGATGATTCGCGAGGACAAGGTGGTCCTTGCCCCGATCCCGATGTCGCGCGAACTCGGGGACGCGGTACGACGAACCGCAACGGACTGCGGGCTCCCCGTTGCCGAGTTCGTGCGGAAGCTGCTCGAGCTTCGCTGTCTTGGGATCGATCACGCGCTCAAGGTACACGAGGAGTACCTCGGCCGCATCGCGGGAAACGCTATCGATCCCGATATGTCCCGGAGACCGGGGTGACGTGGATCGTGCCCTCCGGACTACTCTCCAGCCTGTGCAGCGGCGTCGGGATGCTCGATCTCTCGGCGTTGACATCGCCTTCGGCGGACTGCGTGTTCTGGGCTACGTCGAGCGGGAAGTCAGCGCCGCGGCCCTCCTCCTGGAGCGGATGGAAGACGCGGCCCCTGGAGCCGGCGCCTGGTTTTCGCAGGCGATCTCGCAGACTTCCTGGGCAAGCTTCCGTGGACTGGTGGACGTCGTCTCTGCGGGCTTCCGTGCCAGCGC
The sequence above is drawn from the Betaproteobacteria bacterium genome and encodes:
- a CDS encoding helix-turn-helix domain-containing protein, producing MCPIPSTDAAKSLSETAERFRTNLHALIAHLWPDAGQAQAAAKMGIQQRTLGRYLNGESVPTLDMAEELLRKCGGLEPWQLLVPHFDPRNPPSIATATEQPRLSRKAKVTAHSCQMVAVLGAGRDRIRRRGAKRKSGAELVQDLRGGQGRGLPGRPLCRIHGGWPARLEFAISSAMKLEGTDKPSFCVPDGVTNGQLGQVLIQYFERHLAELHEPAVGLFSSALVEAFPCR
- a CDS encoding helix-turn-helix transcriptional regulator — translated: MQKHRAHVGLSQAELATLCGVTQATVSRWEKGTLQMDLSDLYRIADALRMPCWMLLAEADSPGEYDARRIETMRLLMRKGGGETMP
- a CDS encoding J domain-containing protein — translated: MTITRYPLAWPAAWRRTPAYRRMRATFGRKERKSGQSWDSRVRVTVNDATTRVREELRRLGVVRDDNIIISTNVRLRLDGLPRSGEPEPNDPGVAVYWERSNEPPRCMAIDLYDRVADNLAAVAATLYAMRAIERHGGAAILDGAFSGFAALPAPGHAARSWREVLGFTAGHTITLDDARTAYRRLATENHPDHGGDPDRMAEINRAWQQAQEAL